One segment of Mycolicibacterium neworleansense DNA contains the following:
- a CDS encoding LLM class F420-dependent oxidoreductase, with product MTQTTAGTKPDLGTFGAFGHYLQFQQLSPQQLRDIEALGYGAIWAGGSPPAELEWIDPILAATSTLQLAAGIVNIWSAAAGPVAESFHRIEAAYPGRFLLGIGVGHREAIGEYRKPLEALTDYLDKLDEYGVPRHRRVVAALGPKVLQLSADRSAGAHPYLTTPEHTAQARELIGPDAFLAPEHKAVLTTDSGKARAIGRKALDIYLGLSNYLNNFKRLGFTDEDLAKPGSDRFIDAVVAHGTVDEVAARLRAHREAGADHVPVQVLTSPDTLVPALAELAGPLGLA from the coding sequence ATGACCCAGACCACGGCGGGCACCAAGCCCGATCTCGGCACGTTCGGCGCGTTCGGCCACTACCTGCAGTTCCAGCAGCTCTCGCCGCAGCAGTTGCGGGACATCGAAGCGCTGGGCTACGGCGCGATCTGGGCCGGCGGATCCCCGCCCGCCGAGCTCGAGTGGATCGATCCGATCCTGGCCGCCACCAGCACTTTGCAGCTTGCCGCCGGCATCGTGAACATCTGGAGCGCCGCGGCCGGCCCGGTCGCCGAGTCGTTCCACCGCATCGAGGCGGCCTACCCCGGCCGGTTCCTGCTGGGCATCGGGGTCGGGCACCGTGAGGCGATCGGCGAGTACCGCAAGCCGCTCGAGGCGCTCACCGACTATCTCGACAAGCTCGACGAGTACGGCGTGCCGCGGCACCGCCGGGTGGTGGCCGCGCTCGGCCCGAAGGTGCTGCAACTGTCGGCGGACCGTTCTGCCGGTGCGCACCCGTACCTGACCACACCGGAACACACCGCCCAGGCCCGCGAGCTGATCGGCCCCGACGCGTTCCTGGCTCCCGAGCACAAGGCGGTGCTGACCACCGACTCCGGCAAGGCGCGGGCGATCGGCCGCAAGGCACTCGACATCTACCTCGGTCTGAGCAACTACCTCAACAACTTCAAGCGGCTGGGCTTCACCGACGAGGACCTGGCCAAGCCGGGCAGTGACCGGTTCATCGATGCCGTTGTCGCGCATGGCACGGTGGATGAGGTGGCTGCCCGGCTGCGCGCGCATCGCGAGGCCGGCGCCGACCACGTGCCTGTACAAGTACTGACCTCACCGGACACACTGGTACCGGCACTGGCCGAACTCGCCGGGCCGCTCGGCCTGGCCTAG
- a CDS encoding TetR/AcrR family transcriptional regulator produces MGPVGRPNRQAQRREEILDAAIALIERNDLTTLRIADVAAELQLTPNAVRYYFREMDQLLSALAQRSDSKFYDDRLAVVERTADARDQIAFMIAAGLPSGPEDAEWRAIWRAVLAAGFVLDQRPDVQHIFHRQVGLYARILENGSAAGIFTLSAPARDIATTLMTMEDYLGYRIVARDPDLDRATALRLMRGYAELATGAALSVAV; encoded by the coding sequence ATGGGACCCGTGGGACGGCCGAACCGACAGGCTCAACGGCGCGAGGAGATCCTCGACGCCGCGATCGCACTGATCGAACGCAACGATCTGACCACCCTGCGGATCGCCGATGTGGCCGCCGAGCTTCAGCTGACCCCCAACGCCGTGCGGTACTACTTCCGGGAGATGGACCAGCTGCTCTCGGCGCTCGCGCAACGCTCGGACAGCAAGTTCTACGACGACCGGCTTGCGGTGGTGGAACGCACCGCCGACGCGCGCGACCAGATCGCGTTCATGATCGCCGCCGGGCTGCCGTCCGGGCCTGAGGACGCCGAATGGCGCGCCATCTGGCGGGCGGTGCTGGCCGCGGGATTCGTGCTCGACCAGCGTCCAGACGTCCAGCACATCTTTCACCGGCAGGTGGGCCTGTACGCCAGGATCCTTGAAAATGGCTCGGCTGCAGGCATTTTCACATTGTCAGCACCCGCGCGGGACATCGCCACGACGCTGATGACCATGGAGGACTATCTCGGGTACCGCATCGTGGCACGAGATCCCGACCTGGACCGCGCCACCGCGCTGCGGCTGATGCGGGGCTATGCCGAACTGGCGACGGGGGCTGCGCTTTCGGTGGCGGTGTGA
- a CDS encoding flotillin family protein — MSLLLIVVLAAIAAILILVVLPLIYVKNYIKVPPNEVAVFTGRGTPKVVRGGARFRMPGIERVDIMSLEPFNVSINLQNALSNNGVPVNVEAVGLVRIGSADEAVQTAVQRFLTSDLNELQRQINEILAGSLRGITATMTVEDLNSNRDSLARSVVEEAGGDLARIGMEVDVLKIAGISDANDYLKSLGQRRIAEVKRDATVGTAEAERDAQIQSAKARQEGSIAQAEADTAIATANQKRDVELARLRAQTEAENAQADQAGPLANARAQKDVGIAIEQAEAARVQARIEVEQRRAEQAQAALQADVIAPAEAKRQADIAIAEGQRQSSILAAEAAAETERRKGQAEADARKAAADALRVEKQAEADSLQAKLVAEAAGKKELADALRVEQQAEAAGIEAKLLAEANGKKEIAAALNGYTADAARLLMLPDVLASVVKATEAAAAPLAEIDRLSIIGGSNDTQGAVGSLLGISPLAVSNILESLKASGIDVAAMLNRDGHPADN; from the coding sequence GTGTCCCTGCTGCTCATCGTCGTCCTGGCCGCCATCGCCGCCATCCTGATCCTGGTGGTGCTGCCGCTGATCTACGTCAAGAACTACATCAAGGTGCCGCCCAACGAGGTGGCAGTGTTCACCGGCCGCGGCACACCGAAGGTGGTCCGTGGCGGGGCCCGGTTCCGGATGCCCGGCATCGAACGGGTCGACATCATGAGCCTGGAACCGTTCAACGTCAGCATCAACCTGCAGAACGCCCTGTCCAACAACGGGGTGCCCGTCAACGTCGAGGCGGTCGGGCTGGTTCGCATCGGCTCGGCCGACGAGGCCGTGCAGACCGCGGTGCAGCGCTTCCTGACCTCCGACCTCAACGAGTTGCAGCGGCAGATCAACGAGATCCTGGCCGGTTCGCTGCGCGGCATCACCGCGACCATGACCGTCGAGGACCTCAACTCCAACCGCGACAGCCTGGCCCGCAGCGTGGTCGAGGAGGCCGGCGGCGACCTGGCCCGGATCGGCATGGAGGTCGACGTCCTCAAGATCGCCGGCATCTCCGATGCCAACGACTACCTGAAGTCGCTCGGCCAGCGCCGCATCGCCGAGGTGAAGCGGGACGCCACGGTCGGCACCGCCGAGGCCGAGCGTGACGCCCAGATCCAGTCGGCCAAGGCCCGCCAGGAGGGGTCGATCGCCCAGGCCGAGGCTGACACCGCGATCGCCACCGCCAATCAGAAGCGCGATGTGGAACTGGCCCGGCTGCGCGCACAGACCGAGGCCGAGAACGCCCAGGCCGACCAGGCCGGGCCGCTGGCCAACGCCCGCGCCCAAAAGGACGTCGGCATCGCGATCGAACAGGCCGAGGCCGCCCGGGTGCAGGCCCGCATCGAGGTGGAGCAGCGTCGCGCCGAGCAGGCCCAGGCCGCCCTGCAGGCCGACGTGATCGCGCCGGCCGAGGCGAAGCGGCAGGCCGACATCGCGATCGCCGAGGGCCAGCGCCAGTCCTCGATCCTGGCCGCCGAAGCCGCCGCCGAGACCGAGCGACGCAAGGGCCAGGCCGAGGCCGATGCCCGTAAGGCCGCCGCCGACGCCCTTCGCGTCGAGAAGCAGGCCGAGGCCGACAGCTTGCAGGCCAAGCTGGTCGCCGAGGCCGCCGGTAAGAAGGAACTGGCCGATGCACTGCGCGTCGAACAGCAGGCCGAAGCCGCCGGTATCGAGGCCAAGCTGCTGGCCGAGGCCAACGGTAAGAAGGAGATCGCCGCCGCGCTCAACGGCTACACGGCCGACGCCGCGCGTCTGCTGATGCTGCCCGACGTGCTGGCCTCGGTGGTCAAGGCGACCGAGGCGGCGGCCGCACCGCTGGCCGAGATCGACCGGCTGTCGATCATCGGCGGGTCGAACGACACCCAGGGCGCAGTCGGGAGCCTGCTCGGCATCAGCCCGCTCGCGGTGTCCAACATCCTGGAGTCGCTCAAGGCCTCAGGAATCGACGTGGCCGCCATGCTCAATCGAGACGGTCACCCCGCCGACAACTGA
- a CDS encoding dTDP-4-dehydrorhamnose 3,5-epimerase family protein, with protein MTARELGIPGAWEITPRLHGDARGLFFEWFTEAGFAEMTGHRFDVRQANCSVSAAGVLRGVHFAQLPPSQAKYVTCVRGAVLDVVVDIRVGSPTFGQWDSVLLDEHSRRSVYLSEGLGHAFLSLQDDSTVMYLCSAPYSPDREHTILATGLGIDWPIEGEPVLSERDAAAPTLEQVRAAGLLPTWDEARAFADELRARVRG; from the coding sequence GTGACGGCGCGCGAGCTGGGCATCCCCGGCGCCTGGGAGATCACGCCACGGCTGCACGGCGACGCCCGCGGATTGTTCTTCGAATGGTTCACCGAGGCCGGGTTCGCCGAGATGACCGGGCACCGATTCGACGTGCGCCAGGCCAACTGCTCGGTGTCGGCCGCGGGGGTGTTGCGCGGGGTGCATTTCGCGCAACTGCCGCCGAGCCAGGCCAAGTACGTGACGTGCGTGCGCGGTGCCGTGCTCGACGTGGTGGTCGACATCAGGGTGGGTTCCCCGACGTTCGGGCAGTGGGATTCGGTGCTGCTCGACGAACACAGTCGGCGTTCGGTCTATCTGTCCGAGGGGCTCGGTCACGCCTTCCTGTCACTGCAGGACGATTCGACGGTGATGTACCTGTGTTCGGCGCCGTACAGCCCGGATCGGGAACACACCATCCTGGCCACCGGCCTGGGAATCGACTGGCCGATCGAGGGCGAGCCGGTGCTGTCCGAGCGGGACGCGGCCGCCCCGACGCTGGAGCAGGTGCGCGCTGCGGGGCTGTTGCCGACATGGGACGAGGCCCGCGCATTCGCCGACGAGCTGCGCGCCCGGGTCCGGGGCTGA
- a CDS encoding SRPBCC family protein, whose translation MTVLEFSDSVVVAIDPDSAYALVSDVSRMGEWSPVCKSCWWDDPAAGAVAGAWFTGRNVTPERTWDTRSQVVVADPGRQFTWEVNDGWVRWGFHLEPAEGGTRVTQAWTFLPKGIAGFRDRFGERADDEIAARSEAALTGIPETLAAIKRTAEAG comes from the coding sequence GTGACTGTTCTCGAATTTTCCGATTCGGTTGTTGTTGCGATTGATCCGGATTCGGCCTACGCCCTGGTCTCCGACGTCTCCCGGATGGGGGAGTGGAGTCCGGTCTGCAAGTCGTGCTGGTGGGACGACCCCGCTGCGGGTGCGGTCGCCGGAGCCTGGTTCACCGGCCGCAACGTCACGCCGGAGCGCACCTGGGACACCCGCAGCCAGGTGGTCGTCGCCGATCCGGGTCGTCAGTTCACCTGGGAGGTCAACGACGGTTGGGTCCGGTGGGGGTTCCATCTCGAACCTGCCGAGGGCGGTACCAGGGTCACCCAGGCATGGACCTTCTTGCCGAAGGGCATCGCCGGCTTCCGCGACCGCTTCGGTGAGCGGGCCGACGACGAGATCGCCGCGCGCAGCGAGGCCGCACTGACCGGGATCCCGGAAACCCTCGCGGCGATCAAACGCACCGCCGAGGCCGGTTGA
- a CDS encoding FAD-dependent oxidoreductase: protein MTGPASQPRKPVILTVDDDPAVSRAVARDLRRHYGERYRIVRAESGPDALETLNELKLRGDTVAVFVADYRMPQMSGIEFLESAMDLYPMARRVLLTAYADTTAAIDAINVVDLDHYLLKPWDPPEEKLYPVVDGLLEAWHAVGDRAIPHTKVIGHQWSSRSWEVRQFLARNQHTFRAFTTDEPTGRQLLDAAGLDGLQLPVVITEGGETLVEPSDGELADMLGLSTTPSLTMYDLAVIGGGPAGLAAAVYGASEGLKTVLIEGTTTGGQAGRSSRIENYLGFPTGVSGAELATSARRQAERFGAEVITTREAVALDVAGAARTITFADGETIGARAVILATGVEYRQLPVPGCFADPDNPNNYVGRGVYYGASVSDASECRGEDVYIVGGANSAGQAAMFMSREAKSVTLLVRGPSLEASMSYYLIQQIEQTPNIFVRTCTEVVGAIGEDDHLVGLELVNRQSGEHEEVRATRLCCFIGATPRTDWLDGVVARDDHGFILAGPDLRDVCGWTLDRPPHHLETSVPGVFVAGDVRAESAKRVAAAVGEGSMAVMLVHRYLAEA from the coding sequence ATGACTGGCCCCGCCTCCCAGCCCCGTAAACCCGTAATCCTGACCGTCGACGACGATCCCGCGGTCTCGCGCGCGGTCGCCCGTGACCTGCGCCGCCACTACGGCGAGCGCTACCGCATCGTGCGCGCCGAATCTGGCCCGGACGCCCTGGAAACCCTCAACGAGCTGAAACTGCGCGGCGACACCGTCGCGGTGTTCGTCGCCGACTACCGGATGCCGCAGATGAGCGGCATCGAGTTCCTCGAATCGGCGATGGATCTCTACCCGATGGCCCGCCGTGTGCTGTTGACGGCATACGCCGACACCACCGCGGCCATCGACGCCATCAACGTCGTCGACCTCGACCACTACCTGCTCAAGCCGTGGGATCCGCCCGAGGAGAAGCTCTACCCGGTGGTCGACGGCCTGCTGGAGGCCTGGCACGCCGTCGGTGACCGGGCCATCCCGCACACCAAGGTGATCGGGCATCAGTGGAGTTCACGGTCCTGGGAGGTGCGCCAGTTCCTGGCCCGCAACCAGCACACGTTCCGGGCGTTCACCACCGACGAGCCGACGGGCCGTCAGCTCCTGGATGCCGCGGGGCTGGACGGGCTGCAGCTGCCGGTGGTGATCACCGAGGGTGGCGAGACACTGGTGGAACCCAGCGACGGCGAGCTCGCCGACATGCTCGGGCTGTCGACCACCCCGTCGCTGACCATGTATGACCTCGCGGTGATCGGCGGTGGCCCGGCGGGTCTGGCCGCCGCGGTGTACGGCGCATCCGAAGGTCTCAAGACCGTGCTGATCGAGGGCACGACCACCGGCGGACAGGCCGGCCGCAGCTCGCGGATCGAGAACTACCTGGGCTTCCCGACCGGGGTGTCGGGGGCCGAGCTGGCCACCTCGGCGCGCAGGCAGGCCGAGCGGTTCGGCGCCGAGGTGATCACCACCCGCGAAGCCGTCGCCCTCGACGTCGCAGGCGCGGCCCGCACCATCACCTTCGCCGACGGCGAGACCATCGGTGCCCGCGCGGTCATCCTGGCCACCGGCGTCGAGTACCGCCAGCTCCCGGTGCCGGGATGCTTCGCCGATCCCGACAATCCGAACAACTACGTCGGCCGCGGTGTGTACTACGGCGCCTCGGTGTCGGACGCCTCCGAATGTCGCGGCGAGGACGTGTACATCGTCGGCGGCGCGAACTCGGCCGGGCAGGCCGCGATGTTCATGTCACGCGAGGCCAAATCGGTCACTCTGCTGGTGCGGGGGCCGTCGCTGGAAGCGTCGATGTCCTACTACCTGATCCAGCAGATCGAGCAGACTCCCAACATCTTCGTGCGCACCTGCACGGAGGTGGTCGGTGCGATCGGCGAGGACGACCACCTGGTGGGCCTGGAGTTGGTCAACCGGCAGTCCGGCGAGCACGAGGAGGTGCGGGCCACCCGCCTGTGCTGCTTCATCGGCGCCACCCCGCGCACCGACTGGCTCGACGGTGTGGTGGCCCGCGACGACCACGGCTTCATCCTGGCCGGCCCCGATCTGCGCGACGTGTGCGGTTGGACGCTGGATCGTCCGCCGCACCACCTGGAAACAAGTGTGCCCGGTGTGTTTGTTGCAGGAGACGTGCGTGCCGAGTCCGCCAAGCGGGTGGCTGCCGCCGTCGGTGAAGGATCGATGGCTGTGATGCTCGTGCACCGCTACCTGGCAGAAGCGTGA
- a CDS encoding DmpA family aminopeptidase: MLDCSSRPRARDIGVVIGEHRTGPNNAITDVAGVRVGHNTIHRPGPNPVNTGVTVVVPHPGIFTEPVFAGAHRLNGSGELTGLEWIRESGELTTPIGLTNTHSVGVVRDTLVQAQVAARGEGLYWSLPVVGETYDGLLNDINGHHVRPEHVVAALADATGGPVAEGNVGGGTGMICHGFKGGIGTASRVTDTAAGPYTVGVLVQANHGRRERLRVNGVPVGEMVGPELVPTPDLPVPYPAGSGSIIVVIATDAPLLPHQCTRLAQRSALAVGRVGGTGEQYSGDLMLAFSTGNRGIPPYGWDENPDANRPEVAVRMVAPQLMTRLFDLAIEATEEAIVNALVAAETMTGRGGLTAHALDHKLLHSALVLEGH; the protein is encoded by the coding sequence ATGCTGGACTGCTCCTCGCGGCCGCGCGCCCGCGATATCGGTGTAGTCATCGGCGAGCACCGCACCGGCCCCAACAACGCCATCACCGACGTGGCCGGCGTCCGCGTCGGGCACAACACCATCCACCGGCCCGGCCCCAACCCGGTCAACACCGGTGTGACCGTCGTGGTGCCCCACCCCGGCATCTTCACCGAACCGGTGTTCGCCGGCGCGCACCGGCTCAACGGCAGCGGCGAACTCACCGGGCTGGAGTGGATCCGCGAGTCCGGCGAACTCACCACGCCCATCGGCCTGACCAACACCCACAGCGTCGGCGTAGTCCGGGACACGCTCGTCCAAGCCCAGGTCGCGGCCCGCGGTGAGGGCCTCTACTGGTCCCTGCCGGTCGTGGGGGAGACCTATGACGGGCTGCTCAACGACATCAACGGCCACCACGTCCGCCCCGAGCACGTGGTCGCGGCCCTGGCCGATGCCACCGGCGGACCGGTCGCCGAGGGCAACGTCGGCGGCGGAACCGGCATGATCTGCCACGGCTTCAAAGGCGGCATCGGTACCGCTTCGCGGGTCACCGATACCGCGGCCGGGCCCTACACCGTGGGCGTGCTGGTGCAGGCGAACCACGGTCGGCGGGAACGGCTCCGGGTCAACGGGGTGCCGGTGGGGGAAATGGTCGGCCCCGAGCTGGTGCCGACCCCTGATCTTCCGGTCCCCTATCCGGCGGGATCCGGTTCGATCATCGTCGTGATCGCCACCGACGCGCCGTTGCTGCCGCATCAGTGCACCCGGCTGGCGCAACGCTCGGCACTGGCCGTCGGCCGGGTCGGCGGAACAGGTGAGCAGTACAGCGGTGATCTGATGCTGGCGTTCTCCACCGGGAACCGGGGGATCCCGCCGTACGGATGGGACGAGAACCCCGACGCCAACCGCCCGGAGGTCGCGGTCCGCATGGTCGCGCCGCAGCTGATGACCCGGCTGTTCGACCTGGCGATCGAGGCCACCGAGGAGGCCATCGTCAACGCCCTGGTGGCGGCCGAGACCATGACCGGCCGGGGCGGGCTGACCGCTCACGCCCTGGACCACAAGCTGCTGCACTCGGCCCTGGTGCTGGAAGGTCACTGA
- the rfbB gene encoding dTDP-glucose 4,6-dehydratase, producing the protein MRLLVTGGAGFIGANFVRLAVGEALTTSVTVLDAMTYAGSRESLAPVADRIRLVQGDVADAGLVHQLVGEADAVVHFAAETHVDNALANPEPFLHSNVVGTFTVLEAVRAHGARLHHISTDEVYGDLELDDPARFTEGTPYNPSSPYSSTKAAADLLVRAWVRSYGLRATISNCSNNYGPYQHVEKFIPRQITNVLTGRRPKLYGTGANVRDWIHVDDHNRAVWQILTGGQIGRTYLIGAECERSNLTVMRTLLRLMDRDPDDFDHVTDREGHDLRYAIDPSTLHDELGWAPKHTDFDEGLAATIDWYRNNESWWGPLKNKVEDTYSERGR; encoded by the coding sequence ATGCGGCTACTGGTCACCGGCGGCGCCGGGTTCATCGGCGCGAACTTCGTGCGCCTCGCCGTCGGCGAGGCGTTGACGACATCGGTCACCGTGCTCGACGCGATGACGTATGCGGGCAGCCGGGAATCGCTGGCGCCGGTGGCCGACCGGATCCGGCTGGTGCAGGGTGACGTCGCCGACGCCGGCCTGGTGCACCAGTTGGTCGGCGAGGCGGACGCCGTCGTGCACTTCGCCGCCGAGACGCACGTCGACAATGCCCTGGCGAACCCGGAGCCGTTCCTGCACAGCAACGTCGTCGGCACGTTCACGGTGTTGGAGGCGGTGCGCGCGCACGGCGCCCGGCTGCACCACATCTCCACCGACGAGGTGTACGGCGACCTCGAACTCGACGATCCGGCCCGGTTCACCGAGGGCACGCCGTACAACCCCTCGAGCCCGTACTCGTCCACCAAGGCCGCCGCCGATCTTTTGGTGCGGGCCTGGGTGCGGTCGTACGGGCTGCGCGCGACGATCTCCAACTGCTCCAACAACTACGGCCCGTATCAGCATGTGGAGAAGTTCATCCCGCGCCAGATCACCAATGTCCTCACCGGCCGGCGGCCCAAGCTCTACGGCACCGGTGCCAACGTGCGCGACTGGATCCACGTCGACGATCACAACCGTGCGGTGTGGCAGATCCTCACCGGCGGCCAGATCGGACGGACGTATCTGATCGGCGCGGAATGCGAGCGCAGCAACCTCACGGTGATGCGGACGTTGCTGCGGTTGATGGACCGCGACCCGGACGATTTCGACCATGTCACCGACCGCGAAGGCCACGACCTGCGCTACGCGATCGACCCGTCGACCCTGCACGACGAACTGGGCTGGGCACCGAAGCACACCGATTTCGACGAGGGCCTGGCGGCCACCATCGACTGGTATCGCAACAACGAATCATGGTGGGGCCCGCTGAAAAACAAAGTGGAAGACACGTATTCGGAGCGCGGCCGGTGA
- a CDS encoding LLM class F420-dependent oxidoreductase: MTESLSLKPDLGRYGVWTFGAVQPEQALEIEKLGYGALWVGGSPAADLSFAEPILESTQTLQLATGIVNIWTAEAQAVAESYHRIEAAHPGRFLLGIGVGHPEHTGEYRKPYEALVEYLDALDAAKVPTSRLVIAALGDKVLKLSAKRSAGAHPYLTTPEHTAHARDVLGETVFLAPEHKVVLTTDGAAARAIGRETVDFYLNLSNYLNNWRRLGFTEDDIAKPGSDKLIDAVVAHGTAENIASRLRQHVANGADHVAIQVLGGPDKLIPTLTELAGPLGLKG; the protein is encoded by the coding sequence ATGACCGAATCACTCTCGCTCAAGCCCGATCTGGGTCGCTACGGGGTGTGGACGTTCGGGGCCGTGCAGCCCGAGCAGGCGCTCGAGATCGAGAAGCTGGGTTACGGCGCACTGTGGGTGGGCGGCTCCCCGGCCGCCGACCTCTCGTTCGCCGAACCGATCCTGGAAAGCACGCAGACGCTTCAGCTGGCCACCGGCATCGTCAACATCTGGACGGCCGAAGCCCAGGCGGTCGCCGAGTCGTATCACCGCATCGAAGCCGCGCACCCCGGCCGGTTCCTGCTCGGTATCGGGGTGGGGCATCCCGAGCACACCGGCGAATACCGCAAGCCCTATGAGGCGTTGGTGGAGTACCTCGATGCGCTGGATGCGGCCAAGGTGCCGACCAGCCGGCTGGTGATCGCCGCGCTGGGCGACAAGGTGCTGAAGCTTTCGGCCAAACGCAGCGCCGGGGCGCACCCGTACCTCACGACGCCCGAACACACCGCGCATGCCCGGGACGTGCTGGGCGAGACGGTGTTCCTGGCCCCCGAGCACAAGGTGGTGCTGACCACCGACGGTGCGGCCGCCCGCGCGATCGGACGCGAAACGGTCGACTTCTATCTGAACCTCAGCAATTACCTCAACAATTGGCGCCGGCTCGGCTTCACCGAGGACGACATCGCCAAGCCGGGTAGCGACAAGCTGATCGACGCGGTCGTCGCGCACGGCACCGCCGAGAACATCGCCTCGCGGCTGAGACAACACGTCGCCAACGGCGCCGACCATGTCGCGATCCAGGTCCTGGGCGGTCCGGACAAGCTGATCCCGACGCTGACCGAATTGGCGGGGCCGCTGGGTCTGAAAGGCTGA
- a CDS encoding ATP-binding protein, translating into MGETCVRDELRTLFLFEHLSDAQLDTLCQAGSIETFPAGPIVTEGDPATCFYVMLDGELVMSKRSGGVDIQTNRTSMRGVYFGAWSAYIPGEEHIYEASVRLTKPSRVFVLDANAFAGFMQSQFPMAVHLLEGHKVGGRRQSQIIGQREKLLALGNITAGLTHQLNNPAAATARAVADLREGVGKMRHKLAMLADGKFTPQALRMLVTIQDEVAEQVAKHKGLELTALETSDREDEMGDWLEDHDIVYAWDYAPTFVEAGLDIDWLERISASVDDALKDGEASATLQAALGWLKYTIDTELRMNEIAEASKRISALLAGAKQYSQMDRGDYQSADVHELLRSTLMMFGDKIGKDKPVSLCKDLDKSLPELHCYPGDLNQVWTNIIDNAIQAMDGHGTLTLRTSRETDEMIRVEICDDGPGIPAEDISRIFTPFFTTKPFGEGTGLGLDLAWRIVVEKHHGDLRVQSKPGDTRFIVLLPLQAPAPETQAAQAQAAE; encoded by the coding sequence ATGGGCGAGACCTGTGTGCGGGACGAACTGCGGACCTTGTTCCTGTTCGAGCACCTGTCCGACGCGCAGCTCGACACGTTGTGCCAGGCCGGCAGCATCGAGACGTTCCCGGCCGGCCCGATCGTCACCGAGGGTGATCCGGCCACGTGCTTCTACGTGATGCTCGACGGTGAGCTGGTGATGTCGAAGCGCTCCGGAGGCGTCGACATCCAGACCAACCGCACCTCGATGCGTGGCGTGTATTTCGGCGCCTGGTCGGCTTACATCCCCGGTGAGGAACACATCTACGAGGCGTCGGTACGGCTGACCAAACCGTCGCGGGTGTTCGTCCTGGATGCCAATGCGTTCGCGGGATTCATGCAGTCCCAGTTCCCGATGGCGGTGCACCTGCTGGAAGGCCACAAGGTCGGCGGCCGACGTCAGAGCCAGATCATCGGTCAGCGCGAGAAGCTGCTGGCGCTCGGCAACATCACCGCGGGCCTGACCCATCAGCTCAACAACCCGGCGGCAGCCACCGCCCGCGCCGTGGCCGACCTGCGCGAAGGCGTCGGCAAGATGCGTCACAAGCTGGCGATGCTGGCCGACGGCAAATTCACCCCGCAGGCGCTGCGGATGCTGGTGACGATCCAGGATGAGGTCGCCGAGCAGGTCGCCAAGCACAAGGGGTTGGAGCTCACCGCGCTGGAGACGTCCGACCGCGAGGACGAGATGGGCGACTGGCTCGAGGACCACGACATCGTGTACGCGTGGGATTACGCGCCGACATTCGTCGAGGCAGGTCTGGACATCGATTGGCTGGAGCGCATCTCGGCGTCCGTCGATGACGCGCTCAAGGACGGCGAGGCATCGGCAACCCTGCAGGCGGCGCTGGGCTGGCTGAAGTACACGATCGACACCGAGCTGCGGATGAACGAGATCGCCGAGGCGAGCAAGCGGATCTCGGCGCTGCTGGCCGGCGCCAAGCAGTATTCGCAGATGGATCGCGGCGATTATCAGAGCGCCGACGTCCACGAGTTGCTGCGCAGCACGCTGATGATGTTCGGCGACAAGATCGGCAAGGACAAGCCAGTCAGCCTGTGCAAGGACCTGGACAAGTCACTGCCCGAATTGCATTGCTACCCAGGTGATCTCAATCAGGTGTGGACCAACATCATCGACAACGCCATCCAGGCGATGGACGGTCACGGCACCCTCACGCTGCGCACCTCCCGGGAGACCGACGAGATGATCCGGGTGGAGATCTGCGACGACGGCCCGGGCATCCCCGCCGAGGACATCAGCCGGATCTTCACGCCGTTCTTCACCACCAAGCCGTTCGGCGAGGGCACCGGGCTGGGCCTGGATCTGGCCTGGCGCATCGTGGTGGAAAAGCACCACGGGGATCTGCGGGTGCAGTCCAAGCCGGGCGACACCCGCTTCATCGTGCTGTTGCCGCTGCAGGCGCCCGCACCCGAGACGCAGGCCGCGCAGGCGCAGGCGGCGGAGTAA